One part of the Vanessa cardui chromosome 2, ilVanCard2.1, whole genome shotgun sequence genome encodes these proteins:
- the LOC124539058 gene encoding 28S ribosomal protein S14, mitochondrial gives MNLNISNLSKFIFKSQSVPGFGFQQVRNKWANSLMIRDVKRRRMSAENFLERSRINALRKNDVLPIEIRELADKEINKFEMNAIPLRINNRCVITSRPRGIVKEWRLSRIVWRHLADYNKLSGVQRAMWG, from the exons atgaatttaaacatttcaaatctcagtaaatttatttttaaatcccaATCAGTCCCTGGATTTGGG TTTCAGCAAGTAAGAAACAAATGGGCTAATAGTTTAATGATAAGGGACGTTAAAAGAAGGCGTATGAGTGCTGAAAACTTTCTGGAAAGAAGTAGAATCAACGCCTTAAGAAAGAACGATGTACTACCAATAGAAATAAGAGAATTAGCagataaagaaataaacaaatttgaaatgaatGCTATACCACTTCGGATCAACAACAGATGTGTTATTACTTCCAG ACCTCGTGGTATTGTCAAGGAATGGAGATTGAGTCGTATTGTGTGGAGGCATCTTGCTGATTACAACAAACTTTCTGGAGTTCAGAGAGCTATGTGGGGTTAA